A region of Cellulophaga sp. RHA19 DNA encodes the following proteins:
- a CDS encoding FIST signal transduction protein: MKIVQAKKDKGADFVFITDKINLVEPLVLVFGNRLLLEDQNLYAEIKEMFPAGNIVFGSTSGEILEDKVSDNTIVLTAIEFEKSSYLVKSKNVKEFDNNETALGSQLISEFPKKGLKHVYVISEGSTVNGSALIEGIEKEKHISIGLSGGLCGDDDRFEKTLASYNSNPKEGEIVAVGFYGDTLEVTSANYGGWTGFGPERIITKSKGNILYELDGKPALDLYKKYLGDKANELPKSALLYPLSVKTSENAQPIVRTILNIDEDQNTMILAGDVPEGSIVQLMMSTVDDIAEGASIAAKYATKNREKRPELALLVSCIGRKLVMDQRTEEEVEEVLDVIGNQSKIIGYYSYGEMAPFEGDNACKLHNQTMTLTLISE, translated from the coding sequence ATGAAAATAGTACAAGCTAAAAAAGATAAAGGAGCTGATTTTGTTTTTATAACAGATAAAATTAATTTGGTAGAACCATTAGTCTTGGTTTTTGGGAACAGACTTTTGTTAGAAGATCAAAATCTGTATGCAGAAATTAAAGAAATGTTTCCTGCAGGAAATATTGTTTTTGGCAGTACTTCAGGTGAAATTTTAGAAGATAAAGTATCAGACAATACAATTGTTTTAACTGCTATAGAGTTTGAGAAATCTTCTTACCTAGTAAAAAGCAAAAACGTAAAAGAATTTGATAATAACGAGACAGCTTTAGGTTCGCAATTAATATCAGAATTTCCTAAAAAAGGTTTAAAACACGTTTATGTTATTTCTGAAGGTAGTACTGTTAATGGCAGTGCTTTAATTGAAGGTATAGAAAAAGAAAAACACATATCTATAGGTTTGTCTGGTGGTTTGTGCGGTGATGATGATAGGTTTGAGAAAACATTGGCATCTTACAATAGCAACCCTAAAGAAGGAGAAATTGTAGCAGTTGGTTTTTATGGAGATACCTTAGAAGTTACAAGTGCAAATTATGGTGGTTGGACCGGTTTTGGTCCAGAGCGTATTATAACAAAATCTAAAGGGAATATTTTATATGAGTTAGATGGTAAACCTGCGTTAGATTTGTATAAAAAATATTTAGGAGATAAGGCAAATGAGCTACCTAAATCTGCGCTACTATACCCCTTAAGTGTAAAGACTAGTGAAAATGCACAACCAATTGTACGTACAATTTTAAATATTGATGAAGACCAAAATACAATGATTTTGGCTGGTGATGTTCCAGAAGGATCTATAGTACAATTAATGATGTCTACAGTAGATGATATTGCAGAAGGCGCAAGTATAGCTGCAAAATATGCAACTAAAAACAGAGAAAAAAGACCAGAATTAGCATTGCTTGTAAGTTGTATTGGACGTAAATTGGTAATGGACCAAAGAACAGAAGAAGAAGTAGAAGAAGTTTTGGATGTTATTGGTAACCAATCTAAAATTATTGGTTATTATTCTTACGGAGAAATGGCTCCTTTTGAAGGTGATAATGCCTGTAAACTTCACAACCAAACAATGACATTAACCTTAATAAGCGAATAA
- a CDS encoding heme NO-binding domain-containing protein has translation MKGVVFTEFLEMVESKFGLETVDTIIENSNLPSEGIYTSVGTYSFNEMVSLITSLSTEVKTPVGDLIYAFGLFLFDGLANAHPEVIKSYNSPLSLIYSIEDHIHVHVKKLYPDAELPTFKILEKTDTSISMVYSSSRGLYQLAHGLIEKSFEHFNSSATVSYKLLNDNGTEVKFDITQNG, from the coding sequence ATGAAAGGAGTTGTGTTTACAGAATTTTTAGAAATGGTAGAATCTAAGTTTGGTTTAGAAACTGTAGATACTATAATAGAAAATTCTAATTTACCGTCAGAAGGAATCTATACTTCTGTTGGGACTTATAGTTTTAATGAAATGGTTAGCTTAATAACTAGTTTAAGTACCGAAGTTAAAACACCAGTAGGTGATTTAATCTACGCATTTGGGTTGTTTTTATTTGATGGTTTAGCTAACGCACATCCAGAGGTAATAAAAAGCTATAATTCTCCATTAAGCCTAATATATTCTATAGAAGATCACATACACGTACACGTTAAAAAACTGTATCCAGATGCAGAATTACCTACGTTTAAGATTTTAGAAAAAACAGATACTTCAATATCTATGGTATATTCTTCGTCTAGAGGTTTATATCAATTAGCACACGGACTTATTGAAAAATCTTTTGAGCATTTTAACAGTAGTGCCACCGTATCATACAAACTACTAAATGATAATGGTACAGAAGTTAAATTTGACATTACCCAGAATGGATAG
- a CDS encoding OmpA family protein, with translation MKNLSKLMVVALLLVGVNNMQAQDENNPWQINFGVNAVDMWPTNDDDALYQTGELFDEYFNATDHWNILPSISYIGVSRSVGNGFSVGVRGSLNRIENLGDWSADDLSYYGLDGAIKYAFLKNTTIDPFVEIGGGYTWVDEIGAGTVNGGVGVNIWFSENIGLTLQTGYKHGFEDYSVKHFQHLAGLAIKFGGADTDGDGVYDKDDACPEVAGLEAFNGCPDADGDGIEDSKDACPNEAGSKEMNGCPDADGDGIADKDDACPNEAGTAALNGCPDADGDGVADKDDKCPSEAGPAENNGCPWADKDKDGVLDKDDKCPEVAGTVANNGCPEVTEEVQKKLNDYARTILFDTGKSSIKAESTAVMVDIITILKEYPNAKFTVEGHTDSVGSASLNQKLSESRALSVKEFLVEKGIGEFRLSAVGYGEDKPMATNKTRAGRKQNRRVEINLVK, from the coding sequence ATGAAAAATCTTAGCAAATTAATGGTTGTTGCCTTACTACTAGTAGGTGTAAACAACATGCAAGCGCAAGACGAAAATAATCCTTGGCAGATTAATTTTGGTGTAAACGCAGTTGATATGTGGCCAACTAATGATGATGATGCCCTTTACCAAACTGGAGAATTGTTTGATGAGTACTTCAATGCTACTGATCACTGGAACATTCTTCCTTCTATCTCTTATATTGGAGTTTCTAGATCTGTAGGTAATGGTTTCTCTGTAGGAGTTAGAGGTTCTTTAAATAGAATTGAAAACTTAGGAGACTGGTCAGCTGATGATCTTTCTTACTACGGTTTAGATGGTGCAATTAAATATGCATTCTTAAAAAATACAACAATTGATCCTTTCGTAGAAATCGGTGGTGGTTACACGTGGGTTGATGAAATTGGTGCTGGTACTGTAAATGGTGGTGTTGGTGTTAACATTTGGTTCTCTGAGAACATTGGTTTAACATTACAAACTGGTTACAAGCACGGATTTGAAGATTACAGCGTTAAACATTTCCAACACTTAGCTGGTCTTGCTATCAAATTTGGTGGTGCTGATACAGATGGTGACGGTGTTTATGACAAAGATGATGCTTGTCCAGAAGTTGCTGGTTTAGAAGCTTTCAACGGTTGTCCTGATGCTGATGGTGATGGTATAGAAGACAGCAAAGATGCTTGTCCTAACGAAGCTGGATCTAAAGAAATGAACGGTTGTCCTGATGCTGACGGTGATGGTATCGCTGATAAAGATGACGCTTGTCCTAATGAAGCAGGTACTGCTGCATTAAACGGTTGTCCTGATGCTGATGGTGACGGTGTTGCTGATAAAGATGATAAATGTCCTTCTGAGGCAGGTCCTGCTGAAAACAACGGATGTCCTTGGGCTGATAAAGATAAAGATGGTGTATTAGACAAGGATGATAAATGTCCTGAGGTTGCTGGTACTGTTGCTAACAACGGTTGTCCTGAAGTAACTGAAGAAGTTCAAAAGAAATTGAACGATTACGCTAGAACTATCTTATTTGATACAGGTAAATCTTCTATTAAAGCTGAGTCTACTGCTGTTATGGTAGATATCATTACTATCTTAAAAGAGTACCCTAACGCTAAGTTTACTGTTGAAGGTCACACTGATAGTGTTGGTTCTGCTTCTTTAAACCAGAAATTATCTGAGTCTAGAGCTCTTTCAGTAAAAGAATTTTTAGTAGAAAAAGGAATTGGAGAATTTAGATTATCTGCTGTAGGTTACGGTGAAGATAAGCCAATGGCTACTAACAAAACTAGAGCTGGTAGAAAGCAAAACAGAAGAGTTGAAATCAACTTAGTAAAATAA
- a CDS encoding Hpt domain-containing protein yields the protein MEQPNLNYVHKLADGNTSFLNEFVKIIKDEFPDEKQTYTTAVEAKDNKASAEIVHKLKHKFNILGLEKAYALAVTYEEQLLKGTYDLHIEFKLILDKITSYLKTI from the coding sequence ATGGAGCAGCCTAACCTAAATTATGTACACAAATTAGCAGATGGTAATACAAGTTTTTTAAATGAATTTGTAAAAATTATAAAAGACGAGTTCCCTGATGAAAAACAAACGTATACAACAGCGGTAGAGGCAAAAGACAATAAAGCATCTGCAGAAATAGTACATAAATTAAAACATAAATTTAATATACTAGGATTAGAAAAAGCATATGCACTGGCTGTAACTTATGAGGAGCAGCTATTAAAAGGAACGTATGATTTACATATAGAATTTAAGCTAATATTAGACAAAATAACTAGCTATTTAAAAACCATTTAA
- a CDS encoding PD-(D/E)XK nuclease family protein, whose protein sequence is MQSFLEDTLLKIIDKEGSLENLIFVLPSKRAGTFLKNAISKHVNSTIFAPEIQSIEDFVEKISGLAYASNTQQLFELYRAYTTTVKGEQDGFYAFSKWGTTLLQDFNEIDRYFVDTKKIFSHLNAVQEINHWTVEKDKSSIITNYMAFWDSLEALYTAFNASLKQEGLGHQGLVYREACVNLDSYIQDTKQYKHLFIGFNALNTAEELIIETILEKTSAEIFWDLDEYFFKDPVHDAGFFIRQFSKEWRYFKDKSLEVNSGTYLTPKNITITGVPKNVSQAKYVGSILGNLHQEKKSMLTNTAVVLGDETLLNPLINAIPEEINGINITMGFPLHKSPLESLFTQLFELYIRRDDKGWYYQHVTTVLNHPYIQLLFSTDDDTINAADTICTQIKSRNWIYVDVHKLQLVNTTKSTYLDLLFFSATATVPLFLQKCLALISGIKERINTESNGLELEYLYRFHQLFNQLNDLASKYPFLDDLQSLFGLYKELLSSETLDFKGEPLKGLQIMGMLESRNLDFETVLLTSVNEGILPSGKSNNSFIPFDIKKMYGLPTYKEKDAVYTYHFYRLLQRAKNIYLVYNTEPDVLEGGEVSRLIRQLLADDNISKYITETIAFPEIKSPEKKEVSIQKDANLMELIRGIAAYGFSPTSLSNYIRNPLDFYKKNILKINELEEVEETVAANTFGTIVHETLDELYQPFINTFLDPDKLKELLPRVNATVRKHFGIHYKNVSLEEGKNLIAFNVVLKYVENFIKIEIESAKRHRIKIIGLEMSLKTAINVPGINFPVHIKGKLDRIDEIDGVLRVIDYKTGKVEQKNLNLSNWEDIIEEYDKSKAFQLLCYAYMYNDVVPVDKVEAGIFSFKNIKAGILKFTENRNTIITEDTIAKFTDELHKLIGEICSPEHPFVEKEIK, encoded by the coding sequence ATGCAAAGCTTTTTAGAAGATACACTACTTAAAATTATAGATAAAGAAGGTTCATTAGAGAACCTTATTTTTGTTTTACCAAGCAAGCGTGCAGGTACATTTCTTAAAAATGCAATCTCTAAACACGTAAATTCTACAATATTTGCACCTGAAATACAAAGTATAGAAGACTTTGTAGAAAAAATTTCGGGTTTAGCATATGCTTCTAATACGCAGCAGTTATTTGAACTGTATAGAGCATATACAACCACAGTTAAAGGAGAGCAAGATGGTTTCTATGCTTTTTCTAAATGGGGAACTACCCTATTACAAGACTTTAACGAAATTGATAGGTATTTTGTAGATACAAAAAAGATATTTTCTCATTTAAATGCTGTACAAGAAATTAACCACTGGACTGTAGAGAAAGACAAAAGCAGTATAATTACTAATTATATGGCATTTTGGGATTCGTTAGAAGCGCTTTACACAGCTTTTAATGCATCGTTGAAGCAAGAAGGTCTTGGTCACCAAGGTTTGGTCTATAGAGAGGCCTGTGTTAATTTAGATAGTTATATACAAGACACCAAACAATATAAACACTTATTTATTGGGTTTAATGCTTTAAACACAGCAGAGGAATTAATTATTGAAACCATTTTAGAGAAAACTAGTGCAGAAATTTTTTGGGATTTAGATGAGTATTTCTTTAAAGATCCAGTACATGATGCTGGTTTTTTTATTCGTCAGTTTAGTAAAGAGTGGCGTTATTTTAAAGACAAAAGCCTAGAGGTTAATAGCGGTACATATTTAACACCTAAAAATATTACAATTACAGGTGTGCCTAAAAACGTTTCTCAGGCAAAATACGTGGGTAGTATTTTAGGAAATTTGCACCAAGAGAAAAAAAGTATGTTAACCAATACTGCGGTTGTATTAGGAGATGAAACACTTTTAAATCCCTTAATTAATGCAATTCCAGAGGAAATAAATGGTATAAACATTACAATGGGTTTTCCATTGCATAAATCGCCTTTAGAGAGTTTATTTACACAGTTGTTTGAGCTTTATATACGTAGAGACGATAAAGGATGGTATTACCAACACGTAACAACCGTATTAAATCATCCTTACATACAATTACTTTTTTCTACAGATGATGATACAATTAATGCTGCAGATACTATTTGTACTCAAATTAAGTCTAGAAATTGGATTTATGTAGATGTACATAAGTTGCAATTAGTAAATACTACTAAATCTACCTATTTAGATCTTTTGTTTTTTAGCGCTACAGCAACGGTTCCTCTTTTTTTACAAAAATGCTTGGCTTTAATTTCAGGAATTAAGGAACGTATAAATACTGAAAGTAACGGATTAGAATTGGAGTATTTATACAGGTTTCATCAGTTGTTTAACCAGTTAAATGATTTGGCATCTAAATACCCATTTTTAGACGATTTACAGTCGCTCTTTGGATTGTACAAGGAGTTATTGTCTAGTGAAACATTAGATTTTAAAGGAGAACCCTTAAAAGGTTTGCAGATAATGGGAATGTTAGAGAGTAGAAACTTAGATTTTGAAACCGTACTTCTAACTTCTGTTAATGAAGGAATTTTGCCATCTGGTAAATCTAATAATTCATTTATTCCTTTTGATATAAAAAAAATGTATGGTTTGCCTACGTACAAAGAAAAAGATGCCGTATATACGTATCACTTTTACAGACTTCTTCAGCGAGCAAAAAACATATACTTGGTATACAATACAGAACCAGATGTGTTAGAGGGTGGTGAAGTTAGTAGACTAATTAGACAGTTGTTGGCAGACGATAACATATCAAAGTACATTACAGAAACTATTGCTTTTCCTGAAATTAAATCTCCAGAAAAGAAAGAAGTATCAATACAAAAAGATGCAAATTTAATGGAGCTAATTAGGGGTATTGCAGCTTATGGTTTTTCGCCAACATCTTTATCAAACTATATTAGAAATCCGTTAGATTTTTACAAAAAGAATATTTTAAAAATTAACGAACTAGAGGAGGTAGAAGAAACTGTGGCAGCCAATACATTTGGTACTATTGTACATGAAACGTTAGATGAGCTTTATCAGCCATTTATAAATACCTTTTTAGACCCAGATAAACTAAAAGAATTGCTGCCTAGAGTTAATGCTACTGTGCGTAAACATTTTGGTATACATTATAAAAATGTAAGCTTAGAAGAGGGTAAAAATCTAATAGCTTTTAATGTAGTTTTAAAGTACGTAGAAAACTTTATTAAGATAGAAATAGAAAGTGCAAAAAGGCATAGAATAAAAATTATTGGACTAGAAATGTCCTTAAAAACAGCAATAAACGTTCCTGGAATAAATTTTCCTGTGCATATAAAAGGTAAGTTAGATAGGATAGATGAGATAGATGGTGTTTTGCGTGTTATAGATTATAAAACAGGTAAAGTAGAGCAAAAAAATCTTAATTTAAGTAATTGGGAAGATATCATAGAGGAGTATGATAAGAGTAAGGCTTTTCAGTTATTGTGCTATGCTTATATGTATAATGATGTTGTTCCTGTGGATAAAGTAGAGGCAGGAATTTTCTCTTTTAAAAATATAAAAGCAGGGATTTTAAAGTTTACGGAAAACAGAAATACAATAATTACAGAAGATACTATAGCTAAGTTTACAGATGAACTGCACAAATTAATCGGTGAAATATGTAGTCCAGAACATCCCTTTGTAGAAAAAGAGATAAAATAG
- a CDS encoding response regulator gives MNILFIEDDMIETMKLKRTVSKLQLKHNITEAKNGEEALDILQSGNTLPDIILLDLNMPRMSGIEFLSILKADDKLRFLPTIILTTSENRADLQECYRIGIAGYVIKPLKYEDYETKLQSVLNYWDNNELVKG, from the coding sequence ATGAATATTTTATTTATTGAAGACGACATGATTGAGACAATGAAGCTGAAAAGAACAGTGTCAAAGCTTCAATTAAAGCATAATATTACAGAGGCAAAAAATGGTGAAGAAGCTCTAGATATTTTACAGTCTGGTAATACGTTGCCAGATATAATTTTGTTAGACTTAAATATGCCAAGGATGAGTGGTATAGAGTTTTTATCTATTTTAAAAGCAGATGACAAGCTTAGGTTTTTACCTACTATTATATTAACTACATCAGAAAATAGAGCCGATTTACAAGAATGTTACAGAATTGGTATTGCTGGTTATGTAATAAAACCTCTTAAATATGAGGATTACGAAACCAAATTACAGAGTGTTTTAAACTACTGGGACAACAATGAACTAGTAAAAGGATAG
- a CDS encoding LytR/AlgR family response regulator transcription factor has translation MRCIIVDDEATARLIVAQLCSNVKELEVVDAFGGAMEAIKFLNQNTVDVIFLDIHMPGFSGFDFVQTLKNPPKIVLTTSDTNFAIEAYEYEAIVDYLVKPVTQDRFNKSILKVKAALAQKPKEEVSTPETSAGSDLGEELYINIDRRLIKIKFNDIQLIEAKGDYIEVKTIKETYRVRNTLKKVKDKLPEKLFLQIHRSYIINFTKIIDIEDNSVLIEKNVVPISRSNRPELMRRLNLL, from the coding sequence ATGAGATGTATTATAGTAGACGACGAGGCAACAGCTAGGTTAATTGTTGCACAACTTTGCTCTAACGTAAAAGAGTTAGAGGTTGTAGACGCTTTTGGAGGAGCTATGGAGGCCATAAAATTTTTAAATCAGAATACAGTAGATGTTATTTTTTTAGATATACATATGCCTGGATTTAGTGGGTTTGATTTTGTGCAAACATTAAAAAATCCGCCAAAAATAGTATTAACTACTTCAGATACAAATTTTGCTATAGAGGCATATGAATATGAAGCTATTGTAGATTATTTGGTTAAACCAGTTACTCAAGATCGCTTTAATAAATCTATATTAAAAGTTAAAGCTGCGCTTGCACAAAAACCAAAAGAAGAGGTATCTACGCCAGAGACTTCAGCAGGCTCAGATCTTGGTGAAGAATTATATATAAATATAGACAGGCGTTTAATTAAAATTAAATTTAACGATATACAGCTTATTGAAGCTAAAGGAGACTATATAGAAGTAAAAACAATAAAAGAGACTTATAGGGTGCGTAATACCTTAAAAAAGGTAAAGGATAAACTGCCTGAAAAATTGTTTTTGCAAATACACAGGTCTTACATTATAAATTTTACTAAAATTATAGATATTGAAGATAACAGTGTACTTATAGAAAAAAATGTAGTGCCAATTAGCAGATCTAACAGACCAGAATTAATGAGAAGGCTAAATTTATTGTAA
- a CDS encoding PAS domain-containing sensor histidine kinase — protein MDSNKEILLLKRALERQKKARLQAEKILEVKSKELFDTALHLKQANNKLENLLTETTSELDGGFVNIIDPYVVMDLNFNVINMNNSAREFLGYDNTKETINLPSLVHKDYMQYTIESFKTLMQIGTLKNYRAKIIVKDGTHKWVQINTSVIYDKQLKPIGAQGIIRDISKETEIKEMLGEQKKQLDIIVENSPLGIVLTVDDEIVKCNAAFNYLLGYPETVTNKLKLSDISESEDEVTTKKLESDLASGIIDNFSTVKRFFKNNGAQILAKTSISAVKNNQGKVEYQVCVIEDITKERQAEEKIKAEKEKYRGIIANMNLGMVEVTIDNEIQLVNQSFCAMSGYSKDELIGEDAVAILQIKNSAKIETKSENRLKGISDSYEIKIKNKKGETRHWLVSGAPNYNEEGKVVGSIGIHLDITEQKELELQKEQLLKELKISNDGLQEYAHIVSHDLKSPLRSISALATWTYEDYKDVLDEAGVQNLTLMQEKVAFMDKLIHGILEYSTAGSAQMSNAKVDLNTVITDITESIYIPDHVQVIVPKKLPLLQADSTKMHQLFQNIIGNAVVHIEAEKGLVQVLFEEEPDHWLFCIEDNGVGIPEKFHKKIFEIFQSIGDNERSTGIGLSIVKKIVDRYEGKVWVESELGKGTKFFFTLKKNLNN, from the coding sequence ATGGATAGCAACAAAGAAATTTTATTGCTAAAAAGGGCGCTAGAAAGACAAAAAAAAGCCAGGTTACAAGCCGAGAAAATTTTAGAAGTTAAGTCTAAAGAGCTTTTTGATACTGCGTTACACCTTAAGCAAGCAAATAATAAATTAGAAAATTTATTAACTGAGACTACATCAGAATTAGATGGTGGTTTTGTTAATATCATAGATCCGTACGTAGTTATGGATCTTAATTTTAATGTTATTAATATGAACAATTCTGCCCGTGAATTTTTAGGGTATGATAATACCAAGGAGACCATTAACCTACCTAGTTTAGTGCACAAGGATTATATGCAATATACTATAGAGTCTTTTAAAACTCTAATGCAAATAGGAACGCTAAAAAACTATAGAGCCAAAATTATAGTTAAAGATGGTACGCATAAATGGGTGCAAATAAATACAAGTGTAATATATGATAAACAGCTTAAACCTATAGGCGCACAAGGTATTATTAGAGACATTAGCAAAGAAACAGAAATAAAAGAAATGCTTGGTGAGCAAAAAAAACAATTAGATATAATTGTAGAGAACTCACCATTAGGAATAGTTTTAACCGTAGACGATGAAATAGTAAAGTGCAATGCTGCATTTAACTATCTTTTGGGGTATCCAGAAACTGTTACAAATAAATTAAAATTATCAGACATATCTGAGTCAGAGGATGAAGTTACTACAAAAAAATTAGAGTCGGACTTAGCTTCTGGTATCATAGACAACTTTTCTACAGTAAAACGTTTTTTTAAAAATAATGGAGCGCAAATTTTAGCAAAAACAAGTATAAGTGCTGTAAAAAATAACCAAGGAAAAGTAGAATATCAAGTTTGTGTAATTGAAGATATTACCAAAGAAAGGCAAGCCGAAGAAAAGATTAAAGCAGAAAAAGAGAAGTACAGAGGCATTATTGCTAATATGAACCTTGGAATGGTAGAGGTTACTATAGACAATGAAATACAACTTGTAAATCAGAGTTTTTGTGCTATGAGTGGCTACAGTAAAGATGAGTTAATAGGAGAAGATGCTGTTGCTATTTTACAAATTAAAAATAGTGCTAAAATTGAAACTAAATCTGAAAATAGATTAAAAGGAATATCAGATTCTTACGAGATAAAAATAAAGAATAAAAAAGGGGAAACTAGACACTGGCTGGTAAGTGGTGCACCTAATTATAATGAAGAAGGTAAGGTTGTAGGGTCTATTGGGATACACTTAGATATTACAGAACAAAAAGAGCTAGAACTACAAAAAGAGCAACTGCTAAAAGAATTAAAAATTAGTAACGACGGCTTACAAGAGTATGCTCATATAGTTTCTCATGACCTTAAATCCCCGTTACGGAGTATAAGTGCTTTGGCAACTTGGACGTATGAGGATTATAAAGATGTGTTAGATGAAGCAGGTGTGCAAAACTTAACCTTAATGCAAGAGAAGGTTGCGTTTATGGATAAGCTAATTCACGGAATTTTAGAGTATTCTACAGCAGGTAGTGCCCAAATGTCTAATGCTAAAGTAGATTTAAATACTGTTATTACAGACATTACAGAAAGCATTTACATACCCGATCATGTACAGGTAATTGTACCCAAAAAGTTACCGCTATTACAAGCAGATAGTACTAAAATGCATCAATTGTTTCAGAATATTATAGGTAATGCAGTAGTGCATATTGAAGCAGAAAAAGGTTTAGTACAAGTGCTTTTTGAGGAAGAGCCAGATCATTGGCTGTTTTGTATAGAAGATAATGGTGTTGGTATACCTGAAAAATTTCATAAAAAAATCTTTGAGATTTTCCAATCTATAGGAGATAATGAACGTTCTACAGGTATTGGTTTATCAATAGTTAAAAAAATTGTAGACCGTTACGAGGGTAAAGTATGGGTAGAAAGCGAATTAGGAAAAGGCACTAAATTCTTTTTTACACTTAAAAAAAATCTTAATAATTAA
- a CDS encoding sensor histidine kinase, protein MHSLLKRQIRKNLPDGLKDNPDLEKFFGAIEKSYADYDDKIAMIQRATTISAQELKAANIELAQEAQEQKKTLQALEQAVNSLNLNLDNSENIVTSNKNMVSAQKLAKHISKQAEYIALVTQEKDNLVKDLEEQNKSLNNYAHVVSHDLKSPMRNINTLMSWIVEEEKHKFTEDSLNNCDLISQNLVKMDNLVSGILKHATIGSNEETKSNVNILELLKNIKSTIYIPKNVNVIVSENMPMLFLDKYRLEQLFMNLLTNAVKATEHKDKGVVSVAFEEDPNYWKFIVKDNGKGIPAKYQDKIFEMFKKLDNDIESNGIGLALVEKIVTFYGGKIWLESKEGEGTIFYFTIKKNHNGAA, encoded by the coding sequence ATGCATTCACTCTTAAAAAGACAAATACGCAAAAATTTGCCTGATGGGTTAAAGGATAATCCAGATTTAGAAAAGTTCTTTGGAGCTATAGAAAAATCATACGCAGATTATGATGATAAAATAGCAATGATACAGCGTGCAACCACTATAAGTGCACAAGAATTAAAGGCTGCAAATATAGAGTTAGCGCAAGAAGCACAAGAGCAAAAAAAGACGCTGCAAGCATTAGAACAGGCGGTAAATAGTCTAAATTTAAATTTAGATAATTCAGAAAATATAGTAACCAGTAATAAAAATATGGTTAGTGCTCAAAAACTGGCAAAACATATTAGCAAGCAAGCAGAGTATATTGCCCTGGTGACTCAAGAAAAAGATAACTTGGTTAAAGATTTAGAAGAGCAAAATAAATCATTAAACAATTATGCTCATGTAGTATCCCATGATTTAAAATCTCCTATGCGTAATATTAATACGCTTATGAGTTGGATTGTTGAAGAAGAAAAACACAAGTTTACAGAAGATAGCTTAAATAACTGCGATTTAATTTCTCAGAATTTAGTTAAAATGGACAACCTAGTTAGTGGTATTTTAAAGCATGCAACAATTGGGTCTAATGAAGAAACCAAGAGCAATGTAAATATTTTAGAGCTTTTAAAAAATATTAAAAGTACTATTTACATACCTAAAAATGTTAATGTTATAGTTTCAGAAAATATGCCTATGCTTTTTTTAGATAAGTATAGATTAGAGCAATTATTTATGAACCTACTAACAAATGCGGTTAAAGCAACAGAGCATAAAGATAAAGGTGTTGTTAGTGTTGCTTTTGAGGAAGATCCTAACTATTGGAAGTTTATAGTAAAGGATAATGGTAAAGGAATACCAGCAAAATACCAAGACAAAATTTTTGAAATGTTTAAAAAGTTAGATAATGATATAGAATCTAACGGAATTGGATTAGCATTAGTAGAAAAAATTGTAACTTTCTATGGAGGTAAAATTTGGTTAGAATCAAAAGAAGGAGAAGGAACAATATTTTATTTTACGATTAAAAAAAACCACAATGGAGCAGCCTAA